One window of Mangrovibacterium diazotrophicum genomic DNA carries:
- a CDS encoding BNR-4 repeat-containing protein, translating into MNLNIIKAAVGKEWFAWSISCLLCILFSTSSVFAVDKLNQPTAVEIINTKANGFRGIWYMNQPSNDEYVYKYSGGMATYTAKHQPIAIYAEEVNKTFFCYGATDQANSTLYHAVSYYDHTTGEVTNPTIILDKKTTDAHDNPVISIDEDGYIWVFSTSHGTSRPSYITKSVKPFSIDEFELVHAMEIKNGQRVPFDNFSYFQVWYVKRKGFIALYTKYGPTGDHVIGFNTSKNGVEWNEWQELAHIGAGHYAISNAVDGKIEITFNYHPAGKGLNYRTNLYYLETTDFGKHWTTVAGEPVSLPLTNPENDALIRYFAKDGLNCYLKDLNNDADGNPVILVISSGGFEAGPKNDPRTWRIIRWKEGWEEIAVTTSDNNYDMGSIYVEDNEVYRIIAPTTQGPQAYNPGGEITMWSSSVGSEEWSRTLLTSGSVKNHNYVRRPVFAQPDFYGIWADGNGRKPSTSSLYYCTMDGTVFQLPEYFTEETSFPVKITGAQ; encoded by the coding sequence ATGAACTTGAATATAATAAAAGCTGCTGTTGGCAAAGAGTGGTTTGCTTGGAGTATAAGCTGTTTACTTTGTATTTTATTTTCGACTTCTTCGGTGTTTGCGGTGGACAAGCTAAATCAACCGACAGCCGTAGAAATTATAAATACCAAAGCAAACGGATTCAGAGGGATTTGGTATATGAACCAACCCAGTAATGATGAGTATGTGTATAAATACAGTGGCGGAATGGCAACCTACACCGCCAAACACCAACCGATAGCGATATATGCAGAAGAGGTAAACAAGACTTTCTTTTGTTACGGGGCCACAGATCAAGCAAATTCAACTTTGTATCATGCTGTCTCTTATTATGATCACACAACCGGGGAGGTTACCAATCCAACGATTATTTTAGATAAGAAGACAACGGATGCGCACGATAATCCGGTAATCTCAATCGATGAGGACGGGTATATCTGGGTTTTCTCGACTTCCCATGGAACTTCTCGACCATCCTATATTACCAAAAGTGTGAAGCCTTTTTCAATCGACGAATTTGAGCTTGTTCACGCAATGGAAATCAAAAATGGACAACGGGTTCCTTTCGATAACTTCTCGTACTTCCAGGTTTGGTATGTGAAGCGGAAGGGATTTATAGCGCTGTACACCAAATACGGACCAACTGGCGACCACGTCATCGGCTTTAACACCAGTAAAAATGGTGTGGAGTGGAATGAATGGCAGGAGCTGGCTCACATCGGAGCTGGTCATTACGCGATAAGCAATGCTGTTGATGGGAAAATTGAAATCACCTTCAACTATCATCCGGCAGGTAAAGGGCTTAACTATCGAACAAATTTGTATTACCTGGAAACAACTGATTTTGGAAAGCATTGGACAACGGTTGCAGGAGAGCCAGTAAGTCTTCCTTTAACCAACCCGGAAAATGACGCGTTGATCCGGTATTTCGCAAAAGACGGTCTCAATTGCTACTTAAAAGATCTGAATAACGATGCCGACGGAAATCCCGTCATATTGGTGATTTCAAGCGGTGGGTTTGAGGCTGGACCGAAAAATGATCCGCGAACTTGGCGTATAATAAGATGGAAAGAGGGATGGGAAGAAATTGCCGTGACGACTTCAGATAATAATTACGATATGGGCTCGATTTACGTGGAAGACAATGAAGTGTATCGCATTATTGCGCCAACCACGCAAGGCCCTCAGGCTTATAATCCGGGAGGCGAAATAACCATGTGGAGCAGCAGTGTTGGCAGTGAAGAGTGGAGCAGAACGCTTTTGACTTCCGGCAGTGTGAAAAATCACAATTACGTTCGTCGCCCGGTATTTGCTCAACCTGATTTTTACGGCATTTGGGCAGATGGAAATGGTCGAAAACCTTCAACTTCCAGCTTGTATTACTGTACAATGGATGGAACTGTTTTTCAGCTTCCTGAATATTTCACCGAAGAAACCAGTTTCCCGGTCAAAATCACAGGTGCTCAATAG
- a CDS encoding glycoside hydrolase family 88/105 protein has translation MIKLFSLTVILTIGLTMAYFDSFHIGEHNSSNNTNLILYRKIPNRIYAEQSDSILKFNEVESVGKQLVNQFLTTEHLLHNGKWIHYAEVCTWLGATRFAQSVRDTVLLLKLQERFDVLMTSESDLLPVKNHVDLNMFGCLPLEFYEITGDRKYFEMGIPYAITQWEIPNDATPEQQEFASDGYSWQTRLWIDDMYMITIIQSQAYRATGDRKYIDRAAQEMAFYLNRLQRPNGLFFHAPDVPFYWARGNGWMAAGMTELLKALPEDNLNRDVILDAYLKMMKSLKEHQGKNGLWNQLVDHPDFWTETSGSAMFTYALITGLQRGWLDEAEYGQVVEKAWNAMTKYINDKGEVREVCVGTNKQNDLEYYRNRPRITGDFHGQAPYLWCATALLEWSKTRR, from the coding sequence ATGATAAAACTATTCAGCCTGACAGTCATTCTGACTATCGGTTTGACAATGGCTTATTTTGACTCATTTCATATTGGTGAACACAATTCATCGAATAATACGAACTTGATTTTGTATCGTAAGATTCCGAATAGAATTTATGCCGAACAATCAGATAGCATTTTAAAATTTAATGAAGTAGAATCAGTTGGAAAGCAATTGGTCAATCAATTCTTAACCACAGAACATTTGCTTCACAATGGAAAATGGATCCATTATGCAGAGGTGTGCACCTGGTTGGGAGCTACACGATTTGCTCAATCAGTTAGAGACACCGTGTTATTGCTGAAACTACAAGAGAGATTCGATGTTTTGATGACTTCTGAGAGCGATTTATTACCGGTTAAGAATCATGTGGATCTAAACATGTTTGGTTGCCTGCCTTTGGAGTTTTACGAAATAACCGGAGATAGAAAATATTTTGAAATGGGTATTCCCTACGCAATAACACAATGGGAGATTCCGAATGATGCAACCCCCGAACAACAAGAATTCGCCAGTGACGGTTATTCATGGCAAACTCGCCTTTGGATTGACGATATGTATATGATTACAATAATTCAGAGCCAGGCTTATCGGGCAACCGGAGATCGGAAGTATATCGACCGCGCAGCTCAGGAAATGGCCTTTTACCTCAATCGGCTTCAGCGGCCCAACGGATTATTTTTTCATGCGCCAGATGTGCCTTTTTACTGGGCAAGAGGAAATGGCTGGATGGCGGCGGGAATGACGGAGTTGCTAAAAGCTTTACCGGAAGACAATCTGAATCGTGATGTGATCCTTGATGCGTATTTAAAAATGATGAAAAGTCTGAAAGAACACCAAGGAAAGAACGGTTTGTGGAACCAACTGGTTGATCACCCAGATTTTTGGACTGAAACTTCCGGTTCAGCCATGTTCACTTATGCACTAATTACAGGTTTACAAAGAGGCTGGCTGGATGAAGCAGAATATGGACAAGTAGTTGAAAAAGCCTGGAACGCAATGACGAAATACATCAACGACAAAGGTGAGGTGCGAGAGGTTTGCGTAGGGACAAACAAACAAAATGATTTGGAATATTACAGAAACAGGCCCAGAATCACAGGCGACTTTCATGGGCAAGCTCCCTATTTGTGGTGCGCAACCGCTTTGCTGGAATGGAGCAAAACAAGACGATAA
- a CDS encoding RagB/SusD family nutrient uptake outer membrane protein, translated as MKHKLNITRGYFVKHFTSILLLLFLIVGCSEDFLVQKNTTSINEETLFTEPDDGYSLVTSVYAAFYYNVDYTLKGIWFTANFLTQDFHNEGSDTFWNTYEVPTDFSALNTFWIASYIGVSRANAAIPILEKMKANGVFDTDAEVDQLISECYFLRGFFYYYLASDFGGVPLELETVTDEGLHPRATQDEVFASVASDMELAFENLPWAADLDAEDAGRATKEAALAYWGEALMWQKDYSGAISKFDQLASKCELEEDFMEIHNIDNWHGKESIFEIQFLDYGKMNWGAYGVHNQWISSFGMPVAVSGFGYAYADKALYDSFETGDTRKAATVVGPGDEHPSDLINFEDYPKVISFATNGNGSIPATYYQDEDGNPLNTCGTADNPWNEGTRSGYYGTKFWRNPETCGTKGASWFMSSDNIMMMRYAQVLLSKAECEYHLSNETEAWALVDEVRDRAFGKLADASVVVPEPVESDLMKVILDEYRHEFAGEMSAWFLLRRSGEHIDYIKEKFGIDIPTGKDLMPIPQTQIGLNPNLEQNPGY; from the coding sequence ATGAAACATAAATTGAATATAACCCGAGGATATTTCGTGAAGCATTTCACATCGATACTTCTCTTGCTATTCCTGATAGTGGGATGTTCCGAAGATTTTCTGGTGCAAAAAAATACCACCAGTATAAACGAAGAAACACTTTTTACTGAACCCGATGACGGCTACTCGTTGGTAACCAGTGTGTATGCTGCTTTTTATTACAATGTTGATTATACGTTGAAAGGCATTTGGTTTACCGCCAATTTCTTAACACAGGATTTTCATAATGAAGGATCAGATACGTTTTGGAATACCTATGAGGTACCGACTGATTTCTCCGCTTTGAACACGTTCTGGATCGCAAGTTACATTGGCGTGTCACGTGCAAATGCCGCAATTCCTATTTTGGAGAAAATGAAAGCAAACGGCGTTTTTGATACGGATGCTGAAGTTGACCAGCTAATTTCTGAATGCTACTTTTTGCGAGGGTTCTTCTATTACTATTTAGCATCTGATTTCGGTGGAGTTCCGCTCGAGCTTGAAACTGTTACCGACGAAGGTTTGCACCCCCGGGCTACGCAAGATGAAGTGTTTGCTTCTGTAGCTTCCGATATGGAACTGGCTTTTGAAAACCTCCCATGGGCTGCTGATTTGGACGCCGAAGATGCAGGTCGCGCAACCAAAGAGGCAGCATTGGCTTATTGGGGCGAAGCATTGATGTGGCAAAAGGACTATTCCGGAGCGATCAGTAAATTTGATCAGTTGGCCAGTAAATGCGAATTGGAAGAAGATTTTATGGAGATTCATAATATTGACAACTGGCATGGAAAAGAATCGATCTTTGAAATTCAGTTCCTCGACTATGGTAAAATGAACTGGGGAGCATACGGTGTTCACAACCAATGGATTTCTTCATTTGGAATGCCTGTGGCAGTTTCAGGATTCGGTTATGCATACGCCGATAAAGCGTTGTACGATTCTTTTGAAACCGGCGATACTCGTAAAGCAGCAACAGTTGTTGGTCCCGGCGATGAGCATCCGAGTGATTTAATCAACTTTGAAGATTATCCGAAAGTCATCAGTTTTGCGACAAATGGCAACGGAAGTATTCCGGCTACCTATTACCAGGATGAAGACGGGAATCCTTTGAATACTTGCGGAACTGCTGACAACCCTTGGAATGAGGGAACCCGGTCCGGCTATTACGGCACCAAGTTTTGGCGGAACCCCGAGACTTGCGGAACGAAAGGAGCAAGTTGGTTTATGAGTTCAGATAATATCATGATGATGAGATACGCGCAGGTTTTGCTGAGCAAAGCAGAATGCGAATATCACCTGTCAAACGAAACAGAGGCCTGGGCATTGGTTGACGAAGTGAGAGATCGGGCCTTTGGTAAACTTGCTGATGCCAGCGTTGTTGTGCCAGAACCCGTTGAATCGGACTTGATGAAAGTAATTTTGGACGAATATCGCCATGAATTTGCCGGTGAGATGTCTGCTTGGTTCTTGCTAAGAAGATCGGGTGAACACATCGATTATATCAAAGAGAAATTTGGTATTGACATCCCAACCGGAAAAGATTTAATGCCAATCCCTCAAACACAAATTGGGTTGAACCCGAACCTGGAACAAAACCCGGGGTATTAG
- a CDS encoding TonB-dependent receptor: MKKDCKMGDLWVPGIWYQMRKILIPMKLSLCIVLLSILTAQGSVFSQSTALSLNHKNSTVKEILGAIEDQSEFRFAFSSEYLDLDRKVSIQSSNESISNILKEVFQGTSVKYTINDRMIILYNDAKEDAGSLQQQNVSGRVTDSEGTPLPGVTVVVKGTTQGTITDDSGRYSITNVPADAILQFSFVGMKLQEVVVSGKSQVNVVLEEETIGLEEVVAVGYGTVKRADLTGAISSVSAEQIKKVPVTSVGEALQGQMSGVQVSSNDGTPGGGVQVLIRGIGSFGNNSPLYVIDGYPGASTSLNPDEIETIDVLKDASAAAIYGNRAANGVVIITTKRGSRHGLEVSVNATSSYQFMPKTYDVLNAQEFAQIATEIADAEGSSVLDEWYSPSSLRTLDWQDAMYRSGLKQIYSVGLRGGSEKSQTALSLGMTDHKGIVEFSNYKRYNVSLAQDYTPLKWLKSSTSVKFAHVNDKTIFGSGQSRIGTLARLIPTMTGNPETDEIKDADGNYGYYDLNAIATYNCDNVYKWADQRDVKDITNKLNASTSLEITPIKGLKLKTLFGIDYDVNEGYSFSPADEFRISPREASYRQFSTNSMEWLWENTVSYSLKLDNHELDIMVGVSAQENTTRTLSSTGTGLESDELRSIALLDNYTSTGYQQIWSLASEFSRLTYKFKDKYIVTGTVRRDGSSRFAEGNQYGVFPSVSGAWKANEESFLQGVEGLSNLKLRASYGEAGNQSIGLFQYESTYTTGSENKNYGYAFGENKVYATGLVQSYLPNSDLKWETSTQTDIGLDLGVMNNKLTLTADYYVKKSKDFLLNIQVPAQTGYTSATRNVGSVENKGFEFSLGYKNYDNPFKFGVNFNVTTVNNKIVSLSKGKDSVANLQSLDFSTTGDESWAVFSMSYVGGSIGDFYGFQEDGIIQTQAEIDALNENAKAIAQDDNVWYISSGTQAGDRKFVDQNGDGVITDDDKVTIGSPIPDFYGGITFNGEYKNFDFNLFFNYSVGNDILNYMKRNLTSININGSVGMENVSKEYYNNRWTESNPSNEFARATWADENSNSRISDVFVEDGSYLRFKNIEVGYTVPSRVLSKLAISKLRVFMSAQNLFTITGYSGLDPEIGQSVGNSSGAGGVTASGVDVGQYPYSKFMTLGVNVQF, translated from the coding sequence GGAGCGATCGAAGATCAAAGCGAATTTAGGTTCGCATTCAGTTCGGAGTATCTTGATCTTGATCGCAAAGTATCAATTCAATCTTCCAACGAATCCATTTCCAATATATTAAAAGAAGTTTTCCAGGGAACGAGCGTAAAGTATACGATCAATGATCGCATGATTATTTTATATAACGACGCGAAGGAAGACGCCGGATCACTTCAACAACAAAACGTTTCGGGACGCGTCACCGACAGCGAGGGCACTCCTCTGCCGGGTGTAACAGTTGTTGTAAAAGGAACGACCCAGGGAACAATAACGGACGATTCCGGTCGCTATTCAATAACCAACGTTCCGGCCGATGCGATACTCCAGTTTTCTTTCGTTGGAATGAAATTGCAGGAGGTCGTAGTCAGTGGTAAAAGCCAGGTTAACGTTGTTTTGGAAGAAGAAACAATTGGCTTGGAAGAGGTTGTCGCTGTGGGATATGGAACGGTAAAAAGAGCAGATTTAACAGGAGCAATCAGTTCCGTTTCGGCAGAACAGATTAAGAAAGTGCCTGTAACCAGTGTGGGAGAGGCACTGCAAGGACAGATGTCGGGTGTTCAGGTAAGCAGTAACGATGGTACGCCCGGGGGCGGAGTGCAGGTGTTGATCCGCGGAATTGGCTCGTTCGGAAATAACTCACCACTGTATGTAATTGATGGGTATCCAGGAGCATCCACATCTTTGAATCCTGATGAAATAGAAACAATAGATGTACTGAAAGATGCTTCTGCTGCTGCAATTTACGGAAACCGGGCAGCGAATGGCGTTGTGATTATCACGACCAAAAGAGGTAGTCGCCACGGATTGGAAGTGTCGGTTAATGCAACCTCGTCGTACCAGTTTATGCCCAAAACCTATGATGTTTTAAATGCACAGGAGTTTGCTCAAATTGCTACCGAGATTGCAGATGCTGAAGGATCATCCGTTTTGGATGAGTGGTACAGCCCAAGCTCATTGCGTACTTTGGATTGGCAGGACGCAATGTATCGTTCCGGCTTGAAACAAATCTACAGTGTTGGTCTACGCGGAGGTTCTGAGAAATCGCAAACCGCCCTGTCACTAGGAATGACCGATCACAAAGGGATTGTTGAGTTTTCAAATTACAAACGCTATAATGTTTCATTGGCTCAGGATTACACACCATTGAAATGGTTGAAGTCCTCAACATCAGTCAAATTTGCGCATGTCAATGACAAAACCATCTTTGGGTCCGGCCAAAGCCGCATTGGAACACTGGCAAGATTAATTCCAACGATGACCGGTAATCCTGAAACTGATGAGATAAAGGATGCTGACGGTAACTACGGTTATTACGATTTAAACGCCATAGCTACTTATAACTGCGACAACGTTTACAAATGGGCAGATCAACGGGATGTAAAAGACATCACGAATAAACTAAATGCGTCGACTTCACTTGAAATTACACCAATAAAAGGCCTGAAACTGAAAACTCTTTTTGGTATCGATTACGATGTAAACGAAGGTTATTCTTTCAGCCCGGCAGACGAATTCCGGATTTCTCCAAGGGAAGCTTCATACCGCCAGTTCAGTACCAACAGCATGGAGTGGCTTTGGGAAAATACCGTGAGTTATTCGTTGAAATTGGATAACCATGAGCTTGATATCATGGTGGGGGTTTCAGCTCAGGAGAATACAACACGTACACTCAGCTCAACCGGTACAGGCTTGGAAAGCGATGAGTTGAGAAGTATTGCTTTGCTGGATAACTATACTTCAACCGGATACCAACAAATCTGGTCGCTGGCTTCGGAATTTAGCCGTTTAACCTACAAGTTTAAAGATAAATATATCGTAACTGGTACTGTCAGACGCGATGGTTCTTCGCGTTTTGCAGAGGGGAACCAGTACGGTGTGTTCCCGTCCGTTTCCGGTGCATGGAAGGCTAACGAAGAATCATTCCTGCAAGGTGTGGAAGGGCTGAGTAACCTGAAACTTCGTGCCAGTTATGGTGAAGCAGGTAACCAGTCAATTGGACTGTTTCAGTATGAATCAACCTACACAACAGGATCGGAAAATAAGAATTACGGATACGCTTTTGGTGAAAACAAAGTGTATGCAACCGGTCTGGTACAATCGTACCTGCCAAACTCCGATTTGAAATGGGAGACTTCTACGCAAACTGATATTGGTTTGGATTTAGGGGTGATGAATAATAAGCTGACTCTGACTGCCGACTACTACGTGAAGAAATCCAAAGATTTCTTGTTGAATATTCAGGTTCCGGCGCAGACAGGTTACACCAGTGCAACCCGCAACGTAGGTAGTGTTGAAAACAAAGGCTTTGAATTTAGTTTGGGCTACAAAAATTACGATAACCCATTCAAATTCGGGGTTAACTTCAATGTCACAACTGTGAACAACAAAATTGTGTCTCTTTCAAAAGGGAAGGATTCGGTTGCCAACCTGCAAAGTCTCGACTTCTCAACAACAGGTGATGAATCCTGGGCTGTATTTAGTATGTCATACGTAGGCGGATCAATCGGAGATTTCTACGGATTCCAGGAAGATGGCATTATTCAGACTCAAGCTGAAATAGATGCGCTGAATGAGAATGCCAAGGCAATAGCACAAGACGACAATGTATGGTACATCTCATCCGGAACCCAAGCTGGTGACCGGAAGTTTGTCGATCAAAATGGCGATGGTGTCATTACTGACGATGATAAAGTGACAATCGGAAGTCCAATTCCTGATTTTTATGGTGGTATCACCTTTAACGGTGAATATAAAAACTTCGATTTCAACTTATTCTTTAACTATTCGGTAGGTAACGACATTCTGAACTACATGAAACGTAACCTGACAAGCATTAATATCAACGGAAGCGTCGGTATGGAAAATGTCAGCAAAGAGTACTACAACAATCGTTGGACAGAATCAAATCCAAGTAACGAGTTTGCCCGCGCAACATGGGCTGATGAAAACTCAAACAGTCGTATTTCGGATGTATTCGTCGAAGACGGTTCTTATTTGAGATTTAAGAATATCGAGGTTGGTTACACGGTTCCGAGTCGAGTGTTGTCAAAATTAGCAATCTCTAAACTGAGAGTATTTATGAGTGCTCAAAATCTGTTTACCATCACCGGATATTCCGGTCTGGATCCTGAAATCGGACAAAGTGTGGGTAACTCGTCCGGTGCCGGTGGTGTAACTGCATCAGGTGTTGATGTTGGTCAATATCCGTATTCAAAGTTCATGACACTTGGTGTAAACGTTCAGTTTTAA